In a genomic window of Macadamia integrifolia cultivar HAES 741 unplaced genomic scaffold, SCU_Mint_v3 scaffold1566, whole genome shotgun sequence:
- the LOC122064231 gene encoding LOW QUALITY PROTEIN: uncharacterized protein LOC122064231 (The sequence of the model RefSeq protein was modified relative to this genomic sequence to represent the inferred CDS: substituted 1 base at 1 genomic stop codon), whose protein sequence is MAFIMEFAEKLVRRLMEDPKERDQKFRKHVYAVHDRCKKTKEMWSLPIRPYGFWTFERHNAQLAWDAQISXVPGQRDPYDDLLQQTYAPPSSSSS, encoded by the exons ATGGCATTTATAATGGAATTCGCTGAGAAACTGGTAAGGAGGCTGATGGAGGACCCCAAAGAGCGGGATCAGAAGTTCAGGAAGCATGTTTATGCAGTTCATGATCGATGCAAAAAGACTAAAGAAATGTGGAGCCTACCCATCCGCCCTTATGGGTTCTGGACATTTGAGCGCCACAATGCACAACTTGCATGGGATGCCCAAATCAGCTAGGTCCCTGGACAGAGGGATCCCTATGATGACCTCCTTCAGCAGACTTATG caccaccatcgtcatcatcatca
- the LOC122064223 gene encoding extracellular ribonuclease LE-like — MKMKPIHSILLHILVVQLLTALSGSQDFDFFYLVQQWPGSYCDTKQSCCYPKTGKPKTDFGIHGLWPNYNDGSYPSNCDPDASFDPSKI, encoded by the exons atgaaaatgaagccAATACATTCAATCCTGCTTCACATTCTGGTGGTTCAGCTTCTAACAGCTCTATCTGGTTCACAGGATTTCGATTTCTTCTACCTTGTTCAACAG TGGCCAGGGTCTTACTGTGATACAAAGCAGAGCTGTTGCTACCCAAAGACAGGGAAGCCTAAAACAGATTTTGGCATTCATGGCCTTTGGCCCAATTACAATGACGGTTCTTATCCATCCAATTGCGACCCAGATGCCTCTTTCGATCCATCCAAG ATCTGA
- the LOC122064224 gene encoding uncharacterized protein LOC122064224 has translation MLYKIEVDELRPWSELPTELLRLIVSRLCLEDNVRLSCVCKELGYVARSTNLHGSCFLQLPFSQFKFSPLLTRTMLGVSLMNRELNTWSNSRGELLLVCVSYPDEPNIFKLDLSKMKWVETESLNGATLYVSTNSSLAATDVPRISSISVYFSKPHCYGKYSSDDCRYYPAVQRHEGSFFTKAVWIEPPKMSHLLFDEHY, from the exons ATGTTGTATAAGATAGAAGTGGATGAGCTGCGGCCTTGGTCTGAGCTTCCTACAGAACTCCTGAGGCTCATTGTATCCCGTCTCTGCCTTGAAGATAATGTCCGATTGTCCTGTGTTTGTAAGGAATTGGGATATGTTGCCCGTTCAACCAATCTCCATGGTTCTTGTTTCCTCCAGCTCCCA TTTTCACAATTCAAATTTAGTCCACTCCTCACAAGAACCATGCTTGGAGTATCTTTGATGAACAGAGAACTAAACACATGGTCGAATTCAAGGGGGGAGCTTTTATTGGTCTGTGTCTCTTATCCTGATGAGCCTAATATATTCAAACTGGACTTATCCAAGATGAAATGGGTTGAAACAGAGAGCTTAAATGGTGCGACATTGTATGTCAGCACTAACTCTTCTCTTGCAGCTACGGATGTCCCAAGAATATCAAGTATCAGTGTCTACTTTTCAAAGCCTCACTGCTATGGAAAGTATAGCAGCGATGACTGTAGGTACTATCCTGCTGTGCAGCGGCATGAAGGGTCATTCTTTACAAAGGCTGTTTGGATCGAGCCACCTAAGATGagtcatcttttgtttgacgAACACTACTGA